The following coding sequences lie in one Pontibacter sp. G13 genomic window:
- a CDS encoding short chain dehydrogenase, whose translation MKILIIGGHGTIGRHVAQALQSTDEVITGGRSKGDVHIDLSKSETIEEAYRELPDLDAVICVAGEAKWAPFAEMDYADYEIGLKSKLMGQVELVRLGTRMLGPEASFTLSTGILADDPVPMTTSSAMVNGAIHSFVLAASLEMPHRQRINVVCSGLVEDSVDKYAAYFPGHDPVPMSRVTNAYIKCLRIPINGKIVRVGF comes from the coding sequence ATGAAAATCTTGATTATCGGTGGTCATGGCACAATTGGTCGCCATGTAGCCCAAGCGCTCCAATCTACAGACGAAGTGATTACTGGAGGTCGAAGCAAAGGAGATGTCCACATTGACTTATCGAAATCAGAAACCATCGAAGAAGCCTATCGCGAGCTACCAGATTTGGACGCGGTTATCTGTGTGGCTGGGGAGGCTAAATGGGCACCTTTCGCCGAAATGGATTATGCCGATTACGAGATTGGGCTCAAAAGCAAATTGATGGGGCAAGTGGAACTCGTACGGCTAGGCACGCGGATGTTGGGCCCTGAAGCATCTTTCACCCTTTCGACAGGGATATTGGCAGATGATCCAGTGCCTATGACCACGAGCTCAGCTATGGTCAATGGAGCCATCCACAGTTTTGTCTTGGCTGCTTCATTGGAAATGCCGCATCGCCAACGAATCAATGTCGTTTGCTCGGGGTTGGTGGAGGACTCAGTAGACAAATACGCTGCCTATTTCCCAGGGCACGACCCCGTTCCCATGAGCAGGGTCACCAACGCCTACATCAAATGCCTGAGGATTCCCATCAACGGGAAAATCGTCCGAGTGGGATTCTAA
- a CDS encoding diphthine--ammonia ligase yields the protein MNSIPAIMMWSGGKDSSLALQKVQQSGQYLVQTLVTTVNEKYDRISMHGVRADLLRAQAASLGIDLHVMLVPENPTMEDYDRLLADTLKHFRQQGIEYVILGDIFLEDLRAYRDRQFEAVGMQGVYPLWKGDTSELMQSFIDQGFRGYTSCVSAKKLGELFVGRELDAEFVHDLPEGVDPCGENGEFHSFVFDGPIYSKPIPVSVGEKILRTYQPQDDSQVEAGFWYADLIIPQE from the coding sequence ATGAATTCCATTCCCGCCATCATGATGTGGTCTGGAGGCAAAGACTCCTCCCTCGCCCTCCAGAAAGTTCAACAATCTGGTCAGTATCTGGTCCAAACTTTGGTTACAACAGTCAACGAAAAATATGACCGCATTTCCATGCATGGGGTCAGAGCAGACTTGCTTCGCGCTCAGGCGGCTTCTTTGGGAATTGATCTTCACGTGATGCTTGTTCCTGAAAATCCCACCATGGAAGATTACGATCGGTTGCTCGCAGACACCTTGAAGCATTTTCGGCAACAGGGAATTGAGTATGTCATCTTGGGAGACATCTTTTTGGAAGACTTGAGAGCCTATCGCGACCGACAATTTGAGGCTGTTGGTATGCAAGGCGTCTATCCACTTTGGAAAGGGGACACTTCCGAACTCATGCAGTCTTTCATCGATCAGGGATTTAGGGGATATACGTCCTGTGTCAGTGCCAAAAAACTCGGAGAACTATTTGTGGGTCGGGAACTGGATGCTGAGTTCGTCCACGACTTACCGGAAGGAGTTGATCCATGCGGTGAGAATGGCGAGTTCCACTCCTTCGTTTTTGATGGGCCCATTTATTCGAAGCCTATCCCCGTAAGTGTTGGAGAAAAAATTCTTCGAACCTACCAGCCCCAAGATGATTCACAAGTCGAGGCAGGTTTCTGGTATGCAGACTTGATTATCCCACAAGAATAA
- a CDS encoding bifunctional aldolase/short-chain dehydrogenase yields MNTQTFQHVNYLWDESHAATLGDDQVALFLYRSNLLGADLRITNFGGGNTSCKTWEKDPLSGAETEIMWIKGSGGDIGTLNRSGIAGLYTDRLRALKTRYSGIDQEDDMVKLLYHCLFDLDSRAPSIDTPLHGFLPFNHIDHLHPDALIAVAAAADSEAITQEIWGNTMGWVPWQRPGFDLGLQLAACLEAQPHIRGIVLGGHGVFTWGDTSYECYLNSLEVIEQAARFIEDHLGTKGPIFGGAKIQSLDSVNRQHQAAQIAPILRGLCASQNPMIGHFSDDEKVLEFINSHDLERLAPMGTSCPDHFLRTKIQPLVLNLKPDADLSAPQQIKSELTVQFENYRREYAEYYDSCKHSDSPPMRDPNPVVILYPGVGMFTFAKNKKTARVAAEFYLNAINVMRGAEAISSYTSLSRQEAFNIEYWQLEEDKLNRLPPEQPLSRKVALVTGAAGGIGKAIADKLAAEGACVFLTDLSEDRLEEALKSYGKDQAGFAVLDVTDSHSIQAAMDQACLKFGGVDIVVHSAGMAISKPLADHSLKDWDLLQDVMPKGQFMLAQAAVSVMRKQQTGGDIVNIVSKNGLVSGPNNVGYGSAKAAQQHLSRLLAAELAGDGIRVNVVNPDAVIVGSKIWEGKWAEGRAKAYGISVEDLPKHYAQRNLLKEIILPEDIANGVYAFLVCLPKTTGNMLNVDGGIPAAFPR; encoded by the coding sequence ATGAATACCCAAACATTCCAACACGTCAACTATCTCTGGGATGAATCCCACGCAGCCACCCTTGGAGACGATCAAGTGGCGTTATTCCTTTACCGTTCCAATCTGCTAGGGGCAGACCTGCGAATCACCAATTTTGGAGGAGGCAATACTAGCTGCAAGACTTGGGAAAAAGACCCTCTCTCCGGGGCAGAAACTGAGATCATGTGGATAAAGGGGTCCGGTGGGGATATTGGCACGCTGAATCGATCCGGAATCGCAGGACTTTACACCGATCGCCTAAGGGCTCTGAAGACTCGGTATTCAGGCATCGATCAGGAAGACGACATGGTCAAACTTCTGTACCACTGTTTGTTTGATCTGGATAGTCGTGCACCTTCGATTGATACCCCTCTGCATGGCTTTTTGCCTTTCAACCACATTGATCATCTGCATCCAGATGCGCTCATCGCAGTCGCTGCAGCTGCAGACAGTGAAGCCATTACTCAAGAAATTTGGGGAAATACGATGGGTTGGGTTCCGTGGCAGCGTCCGGGATTTGACCTGGGACTACAGTTAGCTGCATGTCTGGAAGCGCAACCCCATATTCGAGGAATCGTGCTGGGTGGGCACGGGGTTTTCACTTGGGGGGATACGTCGTATGAATGCTACCTCAACAGTCTAGAAGTGATCGAGCAAGCCGCCCGGTTTATTGAAGATCACCTCGGCACAAAAGGACCTATTTTCGGAGGAGCCAAAATCCAGTCACTCGATTCCGTTAATCGGCAACATCAAGCAGCTCAAATTGCGCCAATCCTGAGAGGCCTCTGCGCATCCCAAAATCCGATGATTGGCCATTTCAGTGATGACGAAAAGGTCTTGGAGTTTATCAATAGTCATGATCTGGAGCGACTGGCTCCCATGGGAACTTCCTGTCCAGACCATTTCCTCCGGACCAAAATTCAACCATTGGTTCTGAATCTCAAACCCGATGCCGACCTTTCAGCCCCTCAACAAATCAAGTCTGAACTGACTGTTCAATTTGAGAATTACAGGCGCGAGTATGCGGAATATTATGATTCCTGCAAGCATTCGGATAGCCCTCCTATGCGGGATCCCAATCCTGTGGTCATCCTATATCCGGGGGTGGGAATGTTCACCTTCGCGAAAAACAAAAAAACGGCTCGCGTGGCGGCTGAATTTTACCTCAATGCTATCAATGTCATGCGTGGCGCCGAGGCGATATCTTCCTACACGTCCCTTTCCAGACAGGAGGCTTTCAATATCGAATACTGGCAGCTGGAGGAAGACAAACTCAATCGTCTCCCTCCCGAACAACCCCTTTCCCGAAAAGTGGCATTGGTTACTGGCGCTGCGGGCGGCATTGGGAAAGCGATCGCTGATAAACTCGCAGCTGAAGGAGCTTGTGTATTCCTTACTGACCTGTCAGAAGACAGATTGGAGGAAGCCTTAAAAAGCTATGGCAAGGATCAAGCTGGATTCGCTGTCCTGGATGTGACAGATTCTCATTCCATTCAAGCTGCCATGGACCAAGCCTGCCTGAAGTTTGGCGGAGTAGACATCGTGGTTCACAGCGCGGGAATGGCCATTTCCAAGCCGCTGGCCGATCATAGCCTGAAAGACTGGGATTTGCTGCAAGATGTGATGCCGAAAGGACAATTTATGCTTGCACAGGCTGCCGTTTCGGTTATGAGAAAACAGCAGACTGGGGGAGATATCGTGAATATCGTGAGCAAAAATGGTCTGGTATCTGGTCCAAACAATGTGGGGTACGGATCTGCCAAGGCTGCCCAGCAACACCTTTCGCGGTTATTGGCCGCAGAATTGGCCGGAGACGGGATTCGGGTAAACGTAGTCAATCCGGATGCCGTGATCGTCGGAAGCAAAATCTGGGAAGGAAAATGGGCAGAAGGAAGAGCCAAGGCCTATGGCATTTCAGTGGAAGATCTCCCCAAGCACTATGCTCAGCGCAACCTTCTCAAAGAAATCATTCTTCCAGAAGATATCGCAAATGGCGTGTATGCGTTCTTGGTTTGCCTGCCAAAAACCACCGGAAACATGCTCAATGTAGACGGAGGAATCCCTGCTGCATTTCCTCGATAA
- a CDS encoding sugar isomerase — protein MRIAKAQISKQNEQLQASHESSLNFISARLQEKGKDPETIIQRLMDFQVAIPSWALGAGGTRFGRFSFGGEPTNLSQKIADVGLVHALTQTAGSISLHIPWDTPEDFDATRILAESFGLEFDAVNSNTFQDQSAQSHSYKFGSLCHVDARVRNQAIAHNLEVIRIGEGLGSKSLTVWLADGASFPGQHNMRKALERTMDSLRQIYAGMPKDWSMFVEYKPYEPNFYSTVIQDWGTSLLLAESLGPQASCLVDLGHHLPNTNIEQIVATLLMKGRLGGFHFNDSKYGDDDLTVGSVKPYQLFLIFQELVDGMEAYGLHASDIAWMIDASHNLKDPLEDLIQSLDAILIAYAKALVVDRASLEHAQHACDPTLAQEILQDAYRTDIRPLVREARRRTGGAIDPIRTFRSLGIRKQLIAERGEFAVATGL, from the coding sequence ATGCGAATCGCCAAAGCACAAATATCCAAGCAAAACGAGCAGCTTCAAGCTAGCCATGAGTCTTCTCTGAATTTCATTTCGGCACGATTGCAGGAAAAAGGCAAGGATCCGGAAACGATCATTCAACGACTGATGGATTTCCAAGTGGCCATTCCAAGTTGGGCCCTAGGCGCCGGAGGAACCCGATTTGGGCGTTTTTCTTTTGGAGGAGAACCGACCAATCTCTCCCAAAAGATCGCGGATGTTGGCCTGGTACACGCACTCACCCAGACAGCGGGTAGCATTTCCTTGCATATTCCGTGGGATACGCCTGAAGATTTTGATGCAACCCGAATATTGGCGGAATCATTTGGTCTGGAATTCGATGCGGTAAACTCCAACACCTTTCAGGATCAATCAGCCCAATCCCATTCCTACAAATTCGGCTCGCTTTGCCATGTTGATGCCCGAGTCCGAAACCAAGCCATTGCCCATAATCTGGAGGTAATCCGGATAGGCGAAGGACTAGGGTCAAAATCACTAACGGTTTGGCTTGCGGATGGTGCTTCCTTTCCGGGGCAGCACAATATGCGGAAAGCACTTGAACGGACGATGGATTCCTTGAGGCAGATCTATGCCGGAATGCCTAAGGATTGGTCGATGTTTGTGGAATACAAGCCCTATGAACCCAATTTTTACAGTACGGTCATTCAGGATTGGGGAACTTCCCTCCTGTTGGCCGAATCGCTCGGGCCTCAGGCATCCTGCCTGGTAGATCTTGGCCATCATTTGCCCAACACCAACATCGAACAGATTGTAGCCACCCTATTGATGAAAGGCCGATTGGGAGGATTCCACTTCAATGATTCAAAGTATGGTGATGACGATCTTACGGTCGGTTCAGTTAAGCCCTATCAGTTGTTTCTGATTTTTCAGGAGTTGGTGGATGGAATGGAAGCTTACGGACTCCATGCATCCGACATCGCGTGGATGATTGACGCCAGCCATAATCTAAAAGATCCATTGGAGGATTTGATACAATCACTAGATGCCATCCTTATTGCCTATGCCAAAGCTTTGGTGGTGGATCGCGCCTCTCTCGAACATGCCCAACATGCTTGCGATCCCACGCTTGCTCAGGAAATTCTCCAAGATGCCTACAGAACGGATATCCGCCCACTCGTGAGGGAGGCCAGACGAAGGACGGGGGGGGCAATCGATCCCATTCGGACCTTCAGATCCCTAGGAATTAGAAAACAATTGATCGCTGAGCGTGGTGAATTTGCCGTGGCTACTGGCCTGTAA